TTTTGACCAACATTTGAAATGGAAACCCCTTTCAGGCTGGTTTGTTTTCAAACATGTTCTGCAGTAAGACTGTGAAATCACCAAACCTATCCTTCACAAAGTCCTCATAATTATATGTCAGTCACATTTAGCCATTCAGACTGCTGGACTGTCCTCTGATGGGAAAATAACATGCTTAGCAtgctttaaaatatataaatataacccTCACATTAATGCGTTCAGTCTCCTTCTAAGACCCTCAGATGGCCTCCCTTCCTTACCTATTTGTCGCAAAATAGCTTTGTGCCACAAAGCTGTTGACTGATCTCAACTTCAAAGTAAGTTAGGAGCTGGCCTGCAGACACTCACACCGCCTCCTTCCAGGTTCTTCAAATGCTGTTTTATTGTACCCAGCACAAAACCAGGAGGAAATCCACTCTTCCGCAGATCAACACTCTTCGGCGTTTGCAGATTAATTCTGACTGCATGTCAGAGACATCCTTTAATGGCCTCTTATTCCCTTAAGCTAAGAGCAGATCGAATGGCCATGACTTGCCAAGAATTCACCACCTTACAGTATGCCTTGCTTGGAGGTTTGAGTTTCCCTTTGCACCATTGTGAAGCCTCTGACTCCACGCACAGATGTTTCTGCTGGCTAAGCTGTTGATGGTATTGACTAAAGCTGGGGGCAGGTCTCTCCAGCAGTGGCCCGAGCACACGGATGGGACAATTGCCACATGTATATCCTGTGCTTTGAAATGCCTACCCCAACGCTTTGTCTCCTTTGACAGCTCAGAGTAAAGACGTCAAGCCTTTAGTTTCCAGTTACTCTGGAGGAAATGCAGACACTGTGTTTAAAGATGGGAGAGTTCTCAAAGGAGCCTGTGTTTTGAGTGGCAGGATTTTCTGCTTTTGTGACACTGTCACATTCTCTTTGAACATACCACCACTACCTTAGCCCCCAATCCATGAGATTCTGTCAAGTACTCCTAACTGTATAAAAACTGATTTGACATGCACTGCTCGATTCATCTTTAAAGCTTAGTAAAAACACATATTTCATGTTTTGCACTTGTTACCAACATAAGATTTTTTTGGATCCTTGAACTTTGAAGAGTTTAGTTTTCCATATGCTGGACCATATGGATTCACCAGAGGATGAAACACTACATCTAAATCAATGCTGAAATATGCAAGAACTCTCACCTAGCAAGGATCTCTCTAGTATAGTTGCTTTGCAAAGCAGATAAATGGGGAGAGatggaaaaagacagagagctagagataaatggagagagagagagagagagagagcgcacatAAATAGCATGTGTCTACTAGATATCTATTTGCCTTTTTTGTAATGTGCTACATATTATTAAAGAGACACTATTGTTGAGAATATTGTTGAGAATATTGTTGAGAATACTGGAAAAACAGACATGTTCTATTCTTAGCACAAACCATGTGGTTTTAGCCTACATTACTGCTTACAAAACGAGTCCATTTTCTGTGGCATTTTTTTCCTGtcacaattttattttatagcaTTTGGTTGACCAGCAGCTCATAAGCTCTTactttgaaatatatttatatatgattattaCTTATTATAATAAATTACCCTTAAAGTTTTAGTTGGTATTTGTAATAAATCTCAACATATAAACCGTCATAGCAAAGACTAATAGAAAGTGTTTTTAACAGTACATCAAATATCATTAtctctttatttaaaataaaaatagacaTATATGACTGAAAATCTGTATATACATTTACAATTAAGTGGTAAAGATGTGAGGCATCCTCAAAATCATTGTGTTGACAACAAGCTGCCAACTTCCTTATAGTATCTACAAGACAGTAATGTACTGCAACCATCGTATGCCTAGTTCCATAGAGAAACATTTACACTCTGCAAGAATGACACACGAAGTAGAGACAGAAACAAATGAAAACAGAATCTCATCCGATTCTGCCCCTTTTCCTTCGCTCTGATTGGTCGCACTCCCCAGGAGCTTCCCGaaaccaaaccaaaccatagcAACAGCAAGAAAACAATCTTCGTTAGGAGTGTGTCCTTCAGTGTCTCTGGCAAGTGTGGAGACTTCGAGAGGACTTGCTGTGTTCTCCCCTTTGCATCTTGCAGGACAGGCCTTCTCCGCAGTCACACCGCTGGAAGATCTCCAGCGCGTGCGTTCCCTTGCGCTTGTGCTTGGTGCAGACCTGGCCCTCCTTTAGGACAGGTTTGCAGATCTTTGACCAAAAATGACGGGCGCAGCACAGACCATCTGCACAGTCTGAAGACCTTAGACAGTTCTCCCCCTCAAGACCTGTGATGGTGACACAAAGTTAGAGTAATTAActtgaataaattaattaaaatgaaaGATTAATGGATGAATGGGAGATTAGTTAAATGAGCACAAAGCCCATTTATTAAACACTGATTAGTAGCTTCAGTAAGCGTTCATTAAGAGAAGGTTAGTTACCTTTCATGTTTTGAGCTGCTTCTGGCTGCTGTACCACAGTGATGTTATCGTCTTGCGGGTTGCTGACAAGCACGTGTCCTTCAACTTGTAGAACAAAGTCATTTGGTTGGCACACTCCTGTCGAAAGAGAAATGTTTAAGCCACGATTCAGCTGCGTTGTCAGTTTAACACATTCTTCTATAAACCATATTTTGATAAACTGATTTACTCCAGTTGTCACTTACCATTGTTGCAGTGGTTGCCAGTGCAGCACATAGCATCCCGGATGCAGCGCTTTCTGCGCTTCTTGCACTGGAGACAGGCGCCGCGGGACAGGAAACAGAACCCGTCGTCCCCGCAGTCCTGATCAGCCACGCAAACGAAAGGCTGTAATACATGCAGATTGTGAATAAGAGAAACATAAAACATTCTTCACTCAAATAAcctaaattgtaaaaaaaaaaaaaaacaatgaaacaCACATAAAATTAACTATTAAGTAAGCTTACCTGCATCGTATCAATTGCAAAATTCTGAATCCCGCTGTCAATGAGTAATTCGACAGGGCTAGCGCTGACTGCGTGATCGTAGCTCGCCACAGCTGGACCAAACTTAATAGCGTTTGAATTTGGCAACATAGTGTCTGCTGTGGTAAGTTCAATGCGTCTCACCACTGCGAGGCACACggtgaaaaataagagaatcaTAACAGCGCGTCAAAATTAAGCGTAGCTACAGCAGACTGATATTCCTCAAGGCGATATTCCTTGCCAACTTTCCGAGGCGACTCGATCGCTTTTTAGCAGTCATGAGCCCCTGTCGCTCCATTTATACAGGAGGAGAAGTTTGTATTCCCGCCCCTCGCTGTAAGCAACAAAGGGAGGGATGAGATTTCAAAGCGCTGCGTCACGACGCGGCCCACACCGGTCCCGTGTTGGCAACTCTGCCTTAAGCCCCGCGATGTTTGTGTGCAATTGTCAGCGAGACATCATGAGCTGACATCAAACACAAACCGAAAGAGTCTATTAAGTGAGCTGTTATCCCCGCTTTAACTGGAATCAGGAAAATGTGTATTGGAAAGGCTCCATAATCAGGCAGGGTTATTATGGAAGTTACGCAGAAACACTCGTTGTCTTTTTCGGTATCAGTGTACTAATTTGATTTTGATTGAGTTTTTCTAAGTGCTCCGTTACCTCGCTGCAAATTAGGTCTCCTTTAGTttaatgttaaaataaacaATCCAGTAATAGATACTTGAATATACTCTAACCATTGTATTTAAGATGTGTTCACCTGCCTCTCCTTGCACCAGCCCAATAATATTTGGTGTAACGCATCTCCACCCGTTTTTGTTGTTGTAGCCCTGTACATATCCTTACACGCCGCTGTCGCTCCATTAGCTAGACGTATTTGATTATCTGGACCTAATTGTAATGGAAGGACTTTGAAATGCAGTTCATAAAACAAGTGGTAAAGATCAAAGGGAACATGCAAATTAGAAGGCGGGAAATGTTTACCGAATTAATTATCATGCAGTCTATGCTGTCGGGTAAATAGTGGCCGATTAACACTACGGTAAGTAAGTGACATAGGCCCTTGTGAAGCACGGGGTGCCGGTCCTTATTCCCATTAGCTCTGCTGATGTTATCTTtcacagaaagaaagaagaaaggtGGGGGGGGAAACCTAAACGCCATCTTCTATACATTCTGGCTTAGAACTATTTCACATCTATATTTTGTGAGACGGAATATTTGCAAAGCAATTGTTGCATTGTAAATCATTACATTACAATGCATTTTCACATTTGCATGCTTTGTACGAAGTGGTGTTCCTCATAATACATTTTCTACCGACCTAATGCGTTCAACAAGTGAGGACCGTTTTTTACGCGCCTTTATGGAAAGATTATTATTTCATACCAAACATTAAAGTAATGCACAAGAGAAACGTTACTTGACAGTTTGGAAATAGTTTTATTATGTTGTTGCGTAAAACTTGTTCCGCTTTTTTAGAATTCGGCTCTTTTGGTTGTATACGGATCATATGCTTTTGAGCGTAAAATTTATTTACGATTTAACAGTTTCAAAGTGTCTCTCAGTACTTCGGGATAAGCTTCCAAACGAGAGCCTTTGATGTTGTTAACAGAGGTTAGTTATAACAGGCGACAACAGGACAAACGCTCAGTTCACTTCATTAAACGTGAATTGGCAGCATTCTTTGGTGGTTTGCCTTTGTTTTAATTGTACACCCAAAGCCTACAGTGGTGTAAAATGAAGCCTGCGCAAAGCGCCCTTTGATGAGGACACATCAAACAGGACGGGACCCTCGCGTCTTAATCAGACTTCATCAGGCACAGCGCTCCGCAAACGATCCATTTGCTCTGCTTTTAGCAGACATTGTGCTTAGCAAATTCATTTAGCGCTCGGACAGGTAATCCTGTTTTTAAATGCCTGAACGAGGTTTAGCGTAGTCTCTCCAAAGGCATGACTACTGCCCGTGCCACCATTCACGTCCCTTTAGTCGAACTGAATAATTCCCGCCGTCATAGAACAAGCAGTTAATGTAAACTTTATCTCAAGTTCGCCCTATGAGGTTATGGATGCATAAAACTCCGCTTATATTTTCAGGACATCTGTCCCGATTTTTGTAAGTGTGCTCGGCCCGAGCAGGGGTCAAGATTTCTCACCCTTCTTTGTTGATACGAAGGTGTGCAGCAGGACTTCGTGTTCGCAGCGCAACGAAGAAAGGGCGCTTGTTTCTCAAATGGGCCCCATACATTTTGGTTAACACGAACTGACTTGCGTATCACAATTTAGGCACAAAACGACACTTTCCAATGTACCGAATTAAGATTAGATCATATATGTGGATTAAGTCCAGTTGTTTGAAAGGGAAAAAGAAAGATCAAACCATTGGGATATGGCAAAGGAATTGTTTCTTAGGAAAATGTGGTTACACAAATTCTCAGCAAGgatattattatcaataatgtatttaaataataatgtatttaaaatgtatataaGCACAGAACACCCAGAAATAATACTGTACTTTATGCACTGtatcttttttcttttcctctctATTATTGATATATAACCGACAACTATATATTTGAGTTATGGGTCAATGATGTAATCTGCACTGAAATGATGCCTTCTTGATTTCGCATTGTGTTTGGTGAGGAGCAGGCAATTTTTTCTAGCAGCCAAGTTTATCTGTTGAAAAAGGGAAGAGACCTGTTTACAAAACATTATCGCCAACTGACGTGTCTCAGTACGTTATCAGAGCACAAACCCAACACTTGGGATCATTATGAGTGGAATATTTAGAAGTGGTCATGAATCATTAGCATAAATAATTTGGATCACAGCAAAAACACTGGAAAACTGGACATGCCTGTTAATACACTTTTAAACATCGAGAACACTGGACATGACTGTAAACATACATCAATTTGTTTGGCGCTTTTATTGTAAGAAAAGGGCATATAAATTGCTGAACCTTAAAAAAAGCCACAAATGACTAAGGAACATTTTTGAGGCGTTTGACCTGTTTATGCAGCTTCAAAACAAAGGTGGGGTCTGTGTTGAATGCCGTTGAGTTAAGGCACTTCCAATGACTCCAGAGATACAGGGGCACAGTCTCCACCACGGAGAAGAGGGGGCAAAAGAAATCAACCAATGCTACAAAAGACCATACATAAACATATTTCAAACAAATTAAATAACAGATCTGGGTTTTCTCTCACACAAAGTTTTTTTCCCCATCTACGAGTATCACAAAATATTAGCACTGAATATATACACAAATATTTATCTCTGGTCCTACAATAAATAACAATCCATAATTGGTTTTCCAGCACAGTTGTTTCTGTTCAAGCCATCACTGGCCCTCAGGAGGCAGTCTTCTAGTCATTGTTTATGTGGATAGGGCTGGAACTGTGATTCTGTTTTAGGTCAAAGGTCATGATAAAAAAAATGCATGACCAGCAATGACAGGGTGGGCAATATAGCAGAGTGCACAACATActcgattgttttgtgtttctctgttctCTCTTCCAACTGCCACCCTGACGCTGACATACTAGATCACTTGTGGTTATCACAGcctgccccctggtggtgtgAATTGTGTAGGCAGGAACTTGCCTAAGTATAACACTAAAGTGTTAATGAATGCATTGTGTTTGCATTGTGTTGCTGTTTCTTTAAATCCATTTGTAAAAAGAACGAAGTGTGATCTGAAGCATTACAAAGTGTCTAACTGTTAAAGGAAATTGATTTAAATAAATATCAAATAGTATGTCTTCAAGAACAACAAAAAAGGATGAACATGGAAAGGCATTTCATCATATTAAGGAACTTTACCTTCACAATGCATTGTGTACAGTGCCTCTTTGTGTATTATCTGATACAGCTTGGGGGATCTTAAATTCCAAAAGTCATAACCACATATACATCATATATTATTACAATGGCCAAACTAAAATTCAAATAGGCTAATGAGCATGGACCTTTATCGGAACCAGATTTATAGTAGGAAACTGGACATTTCCACTTCTTACTCATTTAAGTGCAGATCAAGCTCTAACTGATTTCACTGCTTGTGCAATCAGTTAAAAAGTATGTGAAATGTATGGGAAAGGGCACAGTAACTCAAGAGAATGAGAAGTAAAGCTATGTTTTATGAAACTAGCAAGCAGTCTGCCTCTAGCCCTGTGCGGGAGACCTAGAGTACAGCGCACAGCAGGGAGTGGGGCTGGGGTGGTTATGTGGGGGGGGTGAGCTGAGCACTGCAGGGAGCACGAACATCCAATGGCAGCTCCAGGAGGGGGAGCAGCGTTGGGGAAGGCATCACGGTGACCCAGAGCTGGGCTGTctcttttttaaatatattttccaCCTCCTTTGAGCAGCAGTCACTTCGAACTGAAGGGTGTCCTGAAGACCCTGCCCATGCCCTGATGGGCCAGTCGGACCAGAACACGGGCAGGCACACGACCCGAGATTAGAAATCATTGTCCCATCCTGAGTTATCGTCAGGTGGTGGGTCCTCATTTTCCTCAGGGAAACTGTCAAAGTTACTGGTGTCGGTGGGAGATGACACCTAAGGAGACAAAGGCACAAACAGCTCAGTGCTGGTTTCAATatatgactgatgagtgtgaAATCATCGTCATTAATCCAGGCTGCCAATGACAGATTACTGAACTTACATCAGGGATGATTGGGGGGGTGAGGGTACCTTTGCGCAGTCCTTCCCAGTTAAAGCCCTCAAACCATCTGGAGTACAGAGATTCAGGATAAGCACAGCTGAAAAGTAAACTGTACTTTTTGCAGCAATCTTTACATATTTTAACACCACCTACTTGTGCTTTTGAATATCCTTCACCCCGTTTTTCAAGTTGCCTAGTCTCTCTGATGGATTGTCCCTGTACAGTGAGGTCACATTTATGTTTAGGAAATCATTGACTGATTTGCTGTTATATGGAATAATATGTTGAGGAACATTTACCTGCATAGTTTCTTTATTAGGTTGGCAGCATTTTTGGTGATCTTCTTTGGGAATTCTATCATATCAATACCTCTTAAGATTATATTATATGTCTTCATTGGGTCCGGCCCTGAGAACGGTGGGCTGGAAGAGTAGTAGATCTGTTTGAGCAGACTCCTTAAAACTCCTGTGTCTGATACAGTAATAATTCAGTTTAAAAGAGCTAAAATGTCTTCTCAAAAATCTTTCTCAATAGTTGTAAAACGCTCCAAAAAGGTGTCATTACCTGCCAGTTAGGAGTTCGTACATCAGTATACCCAGTGACCAATAGTCTGCAGAGATGTCATGGCCCTTGTTAAGAATTATCTCTGGTGCTACATACTCCGGCGTTCCACAGAAGGTCCATGTCTTCTTCCCAAATCCAATCTTTTTGGCAAAGCCAAAGTCCACCTGAATCGAAACCAATATATGAGATCAGGCTCCTACATAAAAGGTCCTGAAGTCACCACACAAATTTAGTGCACCagtgaaaaagaagaaaatcaaGGTATCTGATGACTGCGACCTCACCAGCTTGGCATAGCCTCTGTGATCTAGAATGAGGTTTTCTGGCTTAAGATCCCGGTAGATGATCCCTTTGGAATGCAGGTATGCGAAGGCTTCCACCACACAGGCTGTGTAAAACCGTGTAGTGGAGTCTTCAAAAGAGCCTCTGTGGGCAAACCACTATGTCAGAATCTATGGCCATTTTAGACAGAATATCAGCTGCAGCAATGTCACAGAGTCATTACCTGTCTCTAAGAATGGTCCACAATTCTCCCCCCAAACAAGCTTCCATCAGCATATACAGGTATTTGCTGTCTTTGAATGTCCTGTACAACCTGtatcagcacacagcacaggaaCTTGTGAGAATCTTGATTTGTTGAAAGCAATTGTCTCTTTAGTTATCAGTTTTGCCTTTGAtaacatacatgtgtgtggggcagtcatgatctggtggtagggaacttgtcttatgaccggagggttgtgggttcaattcccaggcctgaggccatgactgaggtgcccttgagcaaggcacctaaccccaaataatccctgggtgctgggctagggctgcccaccgctctgggcacgtgtgcaccacagcaccctagtaatcactagtgtgtgtgttctaactgcacagataggtaaatgcggaggacaaatttcgattggggtgaaaatcacaattgacaaatatggcacatctACATTACGGGAATGTTAGTATTGCTATTAAGGAGTGAACACTTATCCAAATCAAGCTAACTGGCTTTCAAACATTTCATGTACTATTTTTGTGTGAACCAATCATGTGGATGCTTGTGGTGGAGTCTGGAAACTACCTCACTATGAAGTCTGAATGGGCTTCCTGCATGATCTGCTTCTCCGAGCGGATGTGTTCCTGCTGCCTTGTGTCCACAATGTGCCGTTTTTTCAGGATCTTCATGGCAAACGTTTTGGTCTCCTCACTTTTGAGCTGCACCTGTGGTGAGAACCAAGAAGACTTGGAACACGAGCGCAGACGTGTAAACGCTGTGCAGCACAAACAAACCGCATTTACACGCTCGCAGTGGTGTGTGCCGTGTGCTAATTCTAGAGTATGACACACAGTTTATTCGTGGCTCTGGTAACCTGAATATAGATTGCGAGAGGGCAGAGATTCTTCACATATTGGAGGGAGCACTTGCTCTACTGGAGAACCTGCTGCAGTCCACCTAAAGGCCAGTGTCATTACCACAGCCTAAAATAGCCCAAGGACATGGGGATTCCTCTTTAGGCCAGACTACCAGTGTTTTTCCTCACAGCACTGATGTACCTCAGGATTTTCAGGTTTTAATTGTTTATTCAAGCCACTGCAAATCCCCTTAATGGGTTTTATGTCTTAATAATAGCTTATAAATCAAGATTAAGATTTAATTTAGATTTAATGTTGAGGGGTGCGTAGCTAAAATAAAAACAGAGTGAGGGTAATTCAAGTCAGGTAATGGACATCTATACTGATATGGAGCTCTATACCGATAGTGGAAAATTACCCTGACTAGCGCAGCTGCATACTTAGACCCTGACCAGCACATTACCCCAGCATCTGCTACAGATGCCACATAGCGCAAACTCATAAAATCTTTCTCATTAAAATGAAAAGAGCATGTTAGTAGTTATAGAACACTGTGTATAAATAAAGATGTTTATTCATGTTTTATTCATTGTCAGAAGTAAAACTATATAACAGTGGCACTGAAATCCATTATCAATTGGTCAGCAGTTGGTGTCAGTAAGATCTGGTGATAATAGTAGATAAGCTGAAACGTTAGATTATTATGAAAAGTATAGAATGCGTTTGGTGGTTGAAATGAGAAATAAAGCATGCGCATGTAGCCATCCTACCAGCTCAACTCGTCCAAATCCTCCCACCCCTAAGGTGTCAATGATGTTGAAGTCCACCAGCTTCAGGCTGGAGAAGAAGGCGTTTTCCGCCTCGTATCTGCATTTTTTGAAGTGAAAAAAGGGGAACTTCTTAGAGGTGTGAAGGGAATACAAGACAGGCAATGTCAGCGGAGTGGGAATGGAGATGGGCAGGCTGTTGACGCGGCCCCTCTCTCTCCGCTCCCGGGCCGGGGCAAGGAGTAGCTCACGCATCCGCCCTCCTGTCGCTCAGACCAGGTAATGGAGCACAGTCCAGTAGAGCCTTCTTAAAAAAGCAGAGCGACACTGCAATGAGGGTCTTGCAAAATATGGCATGCAGAGCACCTTCGACTCCCCGTTTCAAGAGCACGTTCGACAGAGTGTTCGTGACAGGCCCCGCTCAAAGGTGGAATTAAGGCGCCATTTCTGGTTTACATTTCGAGCGCTGTACCGCTGAGGAGTGGAGTGGTCTGGCTCCTGGGGGTATCTCTGCATGGAGTTCACCCTCGGATAACCCTCACTCGCCAGATCTGCACCGGGGTGGCGAAACGCAAGAGTGATGCGAGACTCCCTAGATGGACATCTTTCTTGGTTAGACAACCCCCAAGCAGACGGAAACACAGCAAAAGCAAAGGTAGGTTTGGGAAGTTCCTCCCCTGAAGAACGCTCGAGGGCAGGAAACCTTCACTGAGTTGGAGCTTCAGCCTAAGCAGAGGTGAGAGTGCTCTGAGTGCTGTCTCTGCTTGTGTGCTGTGAGACCAGCGGCATCCTGGTGATTAAACGTCAGTCACATGCCACGTAGGCGGGTGAGTGTCCCCCCCGTGCTTAGGGCAGTATTTTTAGCCCATGAACATGGGTCATGGTTCCCCCAGTTAGTGTCATTCACACCTTGGGCTTGCTGCAGACAACTAGTGTCAATCATCAGCTCTGATTTCCCCTCTGTGCTATACCACTTATGAGACTGGTCATGGGTATTCAGGTAGGTACACATATCCTTCATGATCACCTTTAGCCAAATAGATATAAAATGGCTAACATGCTGGTACGGTCATGGTACGGCTGGTACGGACAGTTTGCTGTCAGATAATTATTGTGATCCTGAATGCACATTTCTAATCGAGGGTCTGTAAATAAGCTTCCCTTCCTCTCCAGACTCTCAAGAATAATTGTGTAAAAGTTGTTAATAAAGCACAGCAGTTAAGCGGTGTGTAGCAGTGAAGTACTCTGTCTTCCAGTAGGTCCAGATTTGCCTAAGGTACGCTGCACCAGGGCACATATAAGGACACAGAACACTCCCACCACACTTCAGGCCGCAGAAACCACCCTGAAATCAGATCCATCTGAAATCAGACCCAGCAAGGTTATGACATCAGCAACACAGGCCTGATGCTCGAGTGGGACAAACATCACCACACATGTAAAAGCCCATGCTCTCTGCTTTGGGCAGTGGCGGTCAGGATGTGTAGAGACACTGACACATGCAGGCAGTAAGAAAGAGAGTAGTAGGTGGTCAGGGAAGGAGGCCCTGTCCACTGTGCAAGTCCATTCTGGGGCAGCCGCGTCCTGCTTGCTCTGCCTCTGTCAGAATGGAGGGTTTGGACAGACTTGCCCCTTGAATATCCTGACAAACTGTCAAACTCACACTTTCTTGTGCATTTTTCTGTCAGGTCACAATTCACGTATCCCCCACAGGCTATGGATACTTAGTTTAGCAGTCCCAGACTCGCTGGCTGGACTGAACCTTTTTAGCGCTCCATTGGCACAAAATGTAGAAATATTCTGTGGTCTGAGGCTTCTGATACCATCAGTGCTTCTAAACTCATAGAGGTGGACTGTGGGATACTCTCTGCTATGCTGCATTCCATAAAGGACTGCACATCCACTTATCACTGTCCCATTTCAACTGCATATAATaaatatttgtgtgtatataataaatACTAATGTATATTAC
The genomic region above belongs to Brachyhypopomus gauderio isolate BG-103 chromosome 3, BGAUD_0.2, whole genome shotgun sequence and contains:
- the dkk1b gene encoding dickkopf-related protein 1b → MILLFFTVCLAVVRRIELTTADTMLPNSNAIKFGPAVASYDHAVSASPVELLIDSGIQNFAIDTMQPFVCVADQDCGDDGFCFLSRGACLQCKKRRKRCIRDAMCCTGNHCNNGVCQPNDFVLQVEGHVLVSNPQDDNITVVQQPEAAQNMKGLEGENCLRSSDCADGLCCARHFWSKICKPVLKEGQVCTKHKRKGTHALEIFQRCDCGEGLSCKMQRGEHSKSSRSLHTCQRH